From Desmodus rotundus isolate HL8 chromosome 12, HLdesRot8A.1, whole genome shotgun sequence, one genomic window encodes:
- the LOC112320011 gene encoding cytochrome P450 2A13, which yields MLASGLLLVALLACLTIMILMSVWQQRKLWGKLPPGPPALPFIGNYLQLNTEQMYNSLMKISQRYGPVFTVHLGPRRVVVLCGHEAVKEALVDQADEFSGRGEQATFDWLFKGYGVAFANGERAKQLRRFSITTLRDFGVGKRGIEERIQEEAGFLLQALRDTGGAFIDPTFFLSRTVSNVISSIVFGDRFDYEDKEFLSLLRMMLGSFQFTATSTGQLYEMFYSVMKHLPGPQQQAFKELQGLEDFIAKKVEQNQRTLDPNSPRDFIDSFLIRMQEEQKNPNTEFYLKNLVMTTLNLFFAGTETVSTTLRYGFLLLMKHPDVAAKVHEEIDRVIGKNRQPKFEDRAKMPYTEAVIHEIQRFGDMIPMGLARRVTKDTKFRNFLLPKGTEVFPMLGSVLRDPKFFSNPLDFNPQHFLDEKGQFKKNDAFVPFSIGKRYCFGEGLARMELFLFLSTIMQNFHFKSPQPPQDINVSPKHVGFATIPPNYTMSFLPR from the exons ATGCTGGCCTCAGGGCTGCTCCTAGTGGCTTTGCTGGCCTGCCTCACTATAATGATCTTGATGTCTGTCTGGCAACAAAGGAAGCTCTGGGGAAAGCTGCCTCCTGGCCCACCTGCATTGCCCTTCATCGGCAACTACCTGCAGCTGAACACAGAGCAGATGTACAACTCCCTCATGAAG ATCAGCCAGCGCTACGGTCCCGTGTTCACGGTCCACTTGGGCCCCCGGcgtgttgtggtgctgtgtggCCACGAGGCTGTGAAGGAGGCTCTGGTGGACCAGGCGGACGAATTCAGTGGGCGAGGCGAGCAGGCCACCTTTGACTGGCTCTTCAAAGGCTATG GCGTGGCTTTCGCAAATGGGGAGCGCGCCAAGCAGCTCCGGCGCTTCTCCATCACAACGCTGCGGGACTTCGGAGTGGGCAAGCGGGGCATCGAAGAGCGAATTCAGGAGGAGGCAGGCTTCCTCCTCCAGGCCTTACGGGACACGGGCG GCGCCTTCATAGACCCCACCTTCTTCCTGAGCCGAACTGTCTCCAATGTCATCAGCTCCATTGTCTTTGGGGACCGCTTTGACTATGAGGACAAAGAGTTCCTGTCACTGCTGCGCATGATGCTGGGAAGCTTCCAGTTCACAGCTACATCTACAGGGCAG CTCTATGAGATGTTCTACTCAGTGATGAAacacctgccagggccacagCAACAGGCATTTAAGGAGCTTCAGGGGCTGGAGGACTTTATAGCCAAGAAGGTGGAGCAGAACCAACGCACGCTGGATCCCAACTCCCCGCGGGACTTTATTGACTCCTTCCTCATCCGCATGCAGGAG GAACAGAAGAACCCCAACACAGAGTTCTACTTGAAGAACCTGGTAATGACCACACTGAACCTTTTCTTTGCGGGCACCGAGACGGTCAGCACAACCCTGCGTTATGGCTTCCTCCTGCTCATGAAGCACCCAGATGTGGCAG CCAAGGTCCATGAAGAGATTGACCGGGTGATTGGCAAGAACCGGCAGCCCAAGTTCGAAGACCGAGCCAAGATGCCCTACACAGAGGCAGTAATCCACGAGATCCAAAGATTTGGAGACATGATCCCCATGGGCCTGGCCCGTAGAGTCACCAAGGACACCAAGTTTCGGAACTTCCTGCTCCCCAAG gGCACCGAAGTGTTTCCGATGCTGGGCTCCGTGCTGAGGGACCCCAAGTTTTTCTCCAACCCTCTTGATTTCAACCCTCAGCACTTCCTAGATGAGAAGGGGCAGTTTAAGAAGAATGATGCTTTTGTGCCCTTCTCCATAG GAAAGCGGTACTGTTTTGGAGAAGGCCTGGCTAGAATGgagctctttctcttcctcagcaCCATCATGCAGAACTTCCACTTCAAGTCCCCGCAGCCACCCCAGGACATCAATGTGTCCCCCAAACATGTGGGCTTTGCCACCATCCCACCTAACTACACCATGAGCTTCCTGCCCCGCTGA